The following proteins come from a genomic window of Pirellulaceae bacterium:
- a CDS encoding PQQ-binding-like beta-propeller repeat protein, whose product MRFIDWKTLAIVSLVLTLATPLFADWPQFRGPNGQGNANQHAIAEQFPLHWSETKNVAWKTAIPGVGWSSPVIRGDQIWLTTAVEAGRSLRAICVNRVSGKMVHNIEVFRRNEVEHVHSQNSHATPTPIIDEGRLYVHFGRNGTACLSLDGKVLWRNQALIYSTPHGSANSPVVVGGLLIVCADGSDRQFVVAFDKQNGKIRWRRDRQHLEEAQRKSSEEQNVSRKGLPFIAFSTPLVIEVAGQSLLVSTPADHVVANRVDTGEEVWWLPYNCFSLVARPVFGNGLVYAIGGLRDGHYALYAIRPDGRGQLGDEHLAWVRTETIPQVPSPLLMGKQLFLIKDSGIATCLNAISGEQLWQKRLGGNYRASPISVGRNVYVCSQEGKTIVIQIDSEFRSIATNQLDGIFLASPAISGKSFFMRSESHLYRISKKESN is encoded by the coding sequence ATGCGATTTATTGATTGGAAGACACTTGCGATTGTTTCTCTGGTGCTAACGCTGGCGACTCCCTTGTTTGCTGATTGGCCGCAGTTTCGCGGGCCGAATGGACAAGGAAACGCCAATCAACATGCGATAGCGGAGCAGTTTCCGCTGCACTGGAGTGAAACGAAAAATGTTGCTTGGAAGACAGCGATTCCCGGGGTGGGCTGGTCTTCGCCCGTGATTCGAGGCGACCAGATCTGGTTGACAACGGCTGTTGAGGCGGGACGGTCGTTGCGAGCGATTTGTGTGAATCGAGTAAGCGGAAAAATGGTTCACAATATCGAGGTGTTCCGGCGCAATGAAGTAGAGCACGTTCACTCGCAAAACAGCCATGCAACACCAACACCGATTATTGATGAAGGCCGACTCTATGTTCATTTTGGCCGTAATGGGACTGCTTGTTTGTCGTTGGACGGGAAAGTTCTCTGGCGCAACCAAGCGTTGATCTATTCGACTCCGCATGGCAGTGCGAATTCGCCTGTTGTCGTTGGTGGCTTATTAATTGTTTGTGCCGATGGGTCCGATCGACAATTCGTGGTGGCTTTTGACAAACAGAATGGAAAAATTCGTTGGCGACGGGATCGTCAGCACTTGGAAGAGGCTCAACGGAAATCGAGTGAAGAGCAGAATGTTTCTCGTAAAGGGCTCCCGTTCATCGCATTCTCAACGCCTCTTGTGATTGAGGTAGCGGGCCAGTCCTTACTCGTTAGTACTCCGGCTGACCATGTGGTGGCCAATCGGGTCGATACGGGGGAAGAGGTTTGGTGGTTGCCCTACAATTGTTTCTCGCTGGTTGCACGTCCTGTCTTCGGAAACGGATTGGTGTATGCGATTGGCGGGTTGCGGGATGGTCATTACGCGCTGTATGCGATTCGACCAGATGGTCGCGGGCAATTGGGGGATGAACACCTTGCTTGGGTCCGGACAGAAACGATACCGCAGGTGCCCTCGCCGCTGCTGATGGGTAAGCAATTGTTCTTGATCAAAGATTCTGGGATTGCCACCTGTTTAAATGCGATTTCAGGAGAACAACTGTGGCAGAAAAGACTGGGCGGCAATTACCGAGCTTCACCGATCAGCGTTGGTCGAAATGTTTACGTTTGTAGCCAAGAAGGAAAAACGATCGTGATTCAAATCGACTCCGAATTCCGTTCGATCGCCACGAATCAGCTGGATGGGATTTTTTTGGCGTCACCGGCGATCTCGGGGAAGTCCTTCTTCATGCGCAGCGAAAGCCATCTGTATCGAATCTCGAAGAAAGAATCGAATTGA
- a CDS encoding nucleoside monophosphate kinase, which produces MHKYVIMGVQGCGKGTQAQLLRETLDLVHISVGDIFRWHIQNRTKLGAQVKRIVADGDLVSDEIVEGIVHRRLEDHDWNYGFVLDGFPRNVGQARFFLESYDIDAVIHIQVSDEVVRQRVLSRRLCSECGLDYNLISHRPERENTCDVCSGQLVTRPDDTPAALTDRLRDYHEKTEPVLALFRGKELVLDIDGTSKPHAIQAGIRSRLGLG; this is translated from the coding sequence ATGCACAAATATGTCATCATGGGAGTTCAAGGATGTGGCAAGGGAACCCAGGCGCAGTTGCTGCGAGAGACGCTTGATCTTGTACACATTAGTGTTGGCGATATTTTTCGTTGGCACATTCAGAACCGCACCAAACTCGGTGCACAAGTCAAGCGAATTGTGGCGGACGGTGACCTGGTCAGTGATGAAATCGTTGAAGGCATCGTGCACCGTCGACTGGAAGATCACGATTGGAATTACGGATTTGTCTTAGACGGCTTTCCGCGTAATGTGGGGCAAGCTCGCTTCTTTCTCGAAAGTTATGACATTGATGCTGTGATCCATATTCAAGTGTCAGACGAAGTTGTGCGGCAACGAGTACTGTCGCGGCGCCTCTGTAGTGAGTGCGGTTTGGACTACAATCTAATCTCTCATCGACCTGAGCGAGAAAATACCTGTGACGTGTGTTCCGGACAGCTTGTGACCAGGCCGGATGATACGCCTGCTGCTCTGACCGATCGATTGCGAGATTACCATGAGAAAACAGAGCCCGTCTTGGCTCTGTTTCGTGGGAAAGAGCTTGTTTTGGATATTGACGGTACCTCGAAACCGCATGCGATCCAAGCGGGAATTCGTTCTCGCTTAGGTCTTGGCTAA
- a CDS encoding sialate O-acetylesterase, with protein sequence MKTELYWLLTVFFYWNVSVVAADVEPIRIFIFAGQSNMVGSDSHVRDIDRFPPFVGFGKTQADVLFSYCIGREEKMTSDGWGDLQPVNDVVGPELSFARRLSRNLDAPIGIIKCAAGGTHLGGDWNPDDPQGFKMYPLTLELVKASLAKLDQKKIPYRLEGFVWHQGENDMFEEEYMPNYGDNLAKFLAQWRRDLQAPNLKFYIGELCTKTIWGMDLRPRMYAISQGQRAVTKADPQAEYVPTSHVGVEIGGGVGLHYHYGTLGQLEQGVNYADAYLRTIGKQDRSERVLDRWPYEADERVQLFVLGGFRNMEGERAFVQQLKTANSDLLDDNPEIAFRYSIGGGYKKSLGWEPLGPAGFYDTFGPELSFGRLLKQEISDNIAIAKFTHSGSQMNDWTPEGSVAKSRHLYPQFIRFIQDSIRELEQRGHQVELAGIFLHLGENEMSMPPYRQRVPEWLGATVKQSRQDLSLPALKWFVSQQPPTDHESVNSIDVTAALEAIAATDDNLVLIKAFDLPPQSKQLVLDTLGVVRLGELMAESYLHQE encoded by the coding sequence ATGAAAACCGAACTGTATTGGCTCTTGACTGTTTTCTTTTATTGGAATGTGTCAGTCGTCGCAGCGGATGTTGAACCGATCCGTATTTTTATTTTTGCCGGCCAGTCGAATATGGTGGGTTCTGACTCCCACGTTCGAGATATCGATCGGTTCCCACCCTTCGTTGGGTTCGGGAAAACTCAAGCTGACGTTTTGTTTTCTTACTGCATTGGCCGGGAGGAAAAAATGACGTCAGACGGTTGGGGCGATCTGCAACCCGTCAATGATGTCGTTGGCCCGGAGTTAAGTTTCGCTCGTCGATTGAGTCGAAATCTAGATGCTCCGATTGGGATCATAAAATGTGCTGCGGGTGGAACGCATTTAGGCGGGGATTGGAATCCGGATGATCCTCAGGGATTCAAGATGTATCCCTTAACGCTGGAACTGGTGAAAGCTTCTCTCGCGAAACTTGATCAGAAAAAAATCCCTTATCGCCTGGAAGGTTTTGTCTGGCACCAAGGCGAAAACGATATGTTTGAAGAAGAATACATGCCCAATTATGGCGACAACTTGGCGAAATTTCTTGCTCAATGGCGACGCGATCTGCAAGCGCCGAACCTCAAGTTTTATATCGGAGAGCTTTGTACGAAGACGATTTGGGGAATGGATCTTCGCCCCAGAATGTATGCGATCAGTCAGGGTCAGCGTGCTGTAACCAAGGCTGATCCCCAAGCCGAATATGTGCCGACCTCGCATGTCGGCGTTGAAATCGGAGGCGGTGTTGGATTGCATTACCATTACGGAACGTTGGGGCAATTGGAGCAAGGCGTCAATTATGCGGATGCCTATCTGCGCACTATTGGAAAACAGGATAGGAGTGAACGAGTGCTGGACCGATGGCCTTATGAGGCGGACGAGAGGGTCCAGTTGTTCGTGCTCGGCGGGTTTCGCAATATGGAAGGTGAGCGGGCTTTTGTTCAACAACTGAAAACAGCCAATTCAGATCTACTTGACGATAATCCGGAAATTGCCTTTCGTTACAGCATTGGTGGTGGATATAAGAAGTCTCTTGGTTGGGAGCCATTGGGTCCCGCTGGGTTTTACGATACTTTTGGACCTGAGTTGAGCTTTGGACGTTTGCTCAAACAAGAAATTTCAGACAATATTGCAATCGCCAAATTCACCCATAGCGGATCGCAAATGAATGATTGGACGCCGGAAGGTAGCGTCGCCAAAAGTCGCCATTTGTACCCGCAATTCATTCGTTTTATTCAGGACTCGATTCGGGAACTCGAGCAACGTGGGCATCAAGTGGAGCTTGCGGGGATATTTCTCCATCTCGGCGAGAATGAAATGTCAATGCCACCCTATCGGCAGCGTGTGCCAGAGTGGCTGGGCGCAACGGTGAAGCAGAGTCGACAAGACTTGTCGCTTCCTGCACTGAAGTGGTTTGTCAGTCAGCAACCACCAACGGACCACGAAAGTGTTAATTCGATCGATGTGACTGCAGCTTTGGAGGCAATTGCCGCAACCGATGACAATCTCGTCCTGATCAAAGCTTTTGATTTACCGCCGCAATCGAAACAGCTTGTGCTGGATACATTGGGTGTTGTGCGTCTGGGAGAACTTATGGCCGAAAGTTATCTCCACCAGGAGTAG
- a CDS encoding carboxypeptidase regulatory-like domain-containing protein — MKKSLMIGLLITQGLLIGQVNGAAIRGRVVDVEGNPMGGVMVSAFDEAHQQSISVSSQPDGSFVIDGLRDIEYQVRARLLGQLDEWQDDITPDTNFVAFTMKPATGEDLEEQRPGNSGFSMLEWDNSKDKENFKMMCTYCHQAGTIGFRTPEKPVDWETMIRRMDGFGGLYRHTQDTIVQRLVDTYKPEAVAQWPKYVAPAAPSGLATKAKITEWDMGERFNAMIHDIELGPDGLVYGVDMGQNAMVTLNPDTGERKVYRFPGKYRGPHSIELGNDGNMWFTLCISGEMAKFDLKTKEFTIASSAEKPARRGAYPHTLRINPQDPEGLVWYTDAGRNSCFSIHPQTLDVKEYRLLHAGQAVGAGKGESRGITPYGIDYSPVDGSIWYSKLNGNRIGRIDPNAEDGNIREWNPPFRGPRRLHVAANGIVWVPAFGSGKFGKFDPKTEEWKVYDLPDAENQIPYALNIDPKGNVWICGTGNDTLYRFDPQTEDLVEFRMPSRVTYTREIEFDADGNLWTCNSNGPARHTERGFGSIIKLELINEKTEVVNR; from the coding sequence ATGAAAAAAAGCTTAATGATTGGGCTGCTGATAACTCAGGGGCTGTTGATCGGACAAGTCAATGGTGCCGCAATTCGTGGCCGCGTGGTGGACGTGGAAGGAAACCCGATGGGGGGGGTAATGGTTTCCGCCTTCGATGAAGCACATCAGCAAAGCATTTCTGTATCCAGCCAACCGGATGGTTCCTTTGTGATTGATGGACTGCGGGATATCGAATATCAGGTCCGTGCCCGGTTGCTTGGACAGCTCGACGAATGGCAGGACGACATCACGCCGGACACTAATTTCGTTGCCTTTACGATGAAGCCCGCGACAGGGGAGGATCTGGAAGAACAGCGACCGGGAAATAGCGGTTTCAGCATGCTCGAGTGGGATAATTCGAAGGACAAAGAAAATTTCAAAATGATGTGCACTTATTGCCATCAAGCTGGAACGATTGGCTTTCGAACTCCGGAAAAGCCCGTTGATTGGGAGACCATGATCCGTCGCATGGATGGTTTTGGCGGCCTCTATCGACATACGCAGGACACAATTGTCCAGCGACTGGTCGATACCTACAAGCCTGAAGCGGTTGCCCAATGGCCCAAGTACGTGGCGCCTGCGGCACCAAGCGGTTTGGCAACCAAAGCAAAGATCACAGAATGGGACATGGGTGAGCGATTTAACGCGATGATCCATGACATTGAACTTGGTCCTGATGGTTTGGTTTATGGTGTCGATATGGGCCAAAATGCAATGGTGACCTTGAACCCTGATACGGGCGAGCGAAAAGTCTATCGGTTCCCCGGAAAGTACCGTGGCCCGCACTCAATCGAATTGGGAAACGATGGCAATATGTGGTTCACGCTTTGTATCTCAGGTGAGATGGCCAAGTTTGATTTGAAAACGAAGGAGTTCACGATCGCTTCGAGTGCAGAAAAACCTGCTCGTCGCGGTGCCTATCCGCACACGTTGCGAATCAACCCTCAAGATCCTGAAGGGCTGGTCTGGTATACCGATGCGGGTCGGAATTCCTGTTTCAGCATCCATCCGCAGACGCTTGATGTAAAAGAATATCGCCTGTTGCATGCCGGTCAGGCGGTTGGTGCTGGTAAAGGTGAGTCTCGCGGTATCACTCCCTATGGGATCGATTATTCACCCGTTGATGGATCGATCTGGTATTCCAAACTGAATGGAAATCGGATTGGAAGAATCGACCCGAATGCGGAAGACGGAAACATCAGAGAATGGAATCCGCCTTTTCGAGGCCCCCGACGCTTACACGTGGCCGCCAATGGGATTGTTTGGGTGCCAGCTTTTGGTTCGGGGAAATTCGGTAAATTTGATCCCAAAACAGAGGAATGGAAAGTTTATGATCTGCCTGATGCCGAAAATCAGATTCCATACGCTTTGAATATTGATCCGAAGGGGAACGTTTGGATCTGTGGAACAGGCAATGACACGCTTTATCGGTTTGATCCGCAAACCGAAGACCTCGTTGAATTTCGTATGCCTTCTCGAGTTACCTACACGCGAGAAATTGAGTTTGATGCGGACGGAAATTTGTGGACCTGTAACTCAAATGGTCCCGCGCGGCATACCGAACGCGGGTTTGGTTCGATCATCAAACTCGAATTAATTAATGAGAAGACGGAAGTGGTGAATCGTTGA
- a CDS encoding zinc-ribbon domain-containing protein, with product MSDTRKKHKFDTQREARRLRQLAEQGRIATDSDMPAEAVPADCTRQQPNNSYAPAPRFYTDKPFSCIDCGRDDTWTAQQQKWYYEVAKGSLYATAVRCRDCRKTHREQRMQGGDPNRWKRPGALLAAIRKKIEPTLIEQEFQFDGRDSTWIDYSRPGVILRCLFEAEEPALIAESLDHRADCHQITHITLSGAKSADTITARMEQFTNAVLSFVRSVPQISPSDSP from the coding sequence TTGAGCGACACGAGAAAAAAACACAAGTTCGACACCCAACGTGAAGCACGCCGCCTACGTCAATTGGCCGAGCAGGGGCGTATTGCGACGGACAGTGATATGCCAGCGGAAGCTGTCCCCGCCGATTGCACGCGTCAGCAGCCGAACAATTCTTACGCACCGGCCCCTCGCTTTTATACGGACAAACCATTCTCGTGTATCGATTGCGGACGCGACGACACATGGACAGCGCAACAGCAAAAATGGTACTACGAGGTCGCCAAAGGATCACTCTACGCCACTGCGGTTCGCTGTCGCGATTGTCGCAAAACCCACCGAGAGCAGCGGATGCAAGGCGGTGACCCCAATCGTTGGAAACGTCCCGGAGCACTCTTAGCCGCGATTCGAAAAAAGATTGAACCGACACTGATCGAGCAGGAATTCCAATTTGATGGACGGGATTCAACCTGGATCGATTATTCTCGCCCTGGCGTGATCCTGCGATGCCTGTTTGAAGCCGAAGAACCAGCGTTGATTGCCGAGTCACTCGACCATCGAGCTGACTGTCATCAGATCACTCATATTACGCTTTCCGGCGCGAAGTCCGCAGACACGATCACGGCACGAATGGAGCAATTCACGAATGCCGTGCTTAGCTTCGTGCGATCAGTTCCTCAGATCTCACCCAGCGATTCTCCTTAG
- a CDS encoding CocE/NonD family hydrolase, with translation MIPSNGNNAILKLSRSNLISVFRYFGIGRSRPINADPGGQVSRSYQLVIMSIIFVICCSLTGASQSAQAKVGFDVPKDVIFRQADITSEGTRMAAEVFLPRDVEGRLPTIIMSHGWGGTAEALRPDAIVFAQAGFLVVTFDYRGWGNSAARLISTAEPTEKDGKLIAEVVEVRGVVDPVDQTTDIMNAIHWVQGEPRCDQDRIGIWGSSFSGGHVVYVAARDPRVKAFVSQVGAMDARWAIQIPQLRKLVFQQGMLRSRGRIGYPEPFANFNNMRGQPVWEKLMRYAPIEDIGRCENCAKLFIIAENEELFDNEEHAILAHQRATGVKKLATIRGIKHYGIYREKRREAQQLAIDWFNQYLKPKPAGKSKSVEQQGVIERRTKVHRLANQKRSLFDAFVYVNRVPEKPAAGETAVDVAGRIFGRLANQEGRVLLKLPPGMDQQAYEGLKVFLRSDGEQSVGNCQTCHSVPDFTDSKRHSTNLEKSPQLTPSLRNLGKTKGELRGIIRRKVKAGPESTELDPGDDALEYAKMRIDDQDIEQLTAFLCLLDDVTDKQFRQLILKSSVLETSGTIE, from the coding sequence ATGATTCCGAGTAATGGTAATAATGCGATCTTGAAATTGTCTCGCAGTAATCTCATTTCCGTATTTCGATATTTTGGAATCGGGCGATCTCGACCGATCAATGCGGATCCGGGTGGCCAAGTTTCTCGGTCATATCAGCTCGTGATCATGTCGATCATTTTTGTGATTTGTTGCAGTTTGACTGGTGCTTCCCAATCCGCTCAAGCGAAGGTTGGGTTTGACGTTCCCAAGGATGTTATTTTTCGTCAAGCCGATATTACCAGCGAAGGAACTCGCATGGCGGCGGAGGTGTTCTTACCTAGGGATGTTGAAGGGCGTTTGCCAACGATCATTATGAGTCATGGATGGGGAGGGACGGCGGAGGCCTTGCGGCCGGATGCGATTGTGTTCGCGCAGGCTGGATTTCTGGTTGTTACATTCGACTATCGTGGTTGGGGGAACAGCGCTGCACGATTGATTTCAACAGCTGAGCCGACTGAAAAAGACGGCAAATTGATTGCGGAAGTGGTTGAAGTTCGTGGAGTTGTTGACCCGGTTGACCAAACAACCGACATCATGAATGCGATCCATTGGGTGCAAGGCGAGCCTCGTTGTGATCAGGATCGAATTGGGATTTGGGGATCGTCTTTTTCCGGTGGTCACGTGGTCTATGTCGCGGCGCGTGACCCGCGCGTGAAGGCATTTGTGAGTCAAGTTGGGGCAATGGATGCTCGTTGGGCCATACAGATTCCTCAGCTGCGAAAGCTTGTTTTTCAGCAGGGAATGCTGAGATCGCGTGGCAGGATTGGTTATCCCGAACCTTTTGCCAATTTCAATAACATGCGAGGGCAACCGGTATGGGAAAAGTTAATGCGTTACGCACCGATCGAAGACATTGGGCGATGCGAAAATTGTGCTAAATTGTTCATTATTGCCGAAAATGAAGAGTTGTTTGATAATGAAGAGCACGCGATTTTAGCCCATCAAAGGGCGACGGGTGTGAAGAAGCTGGCTACGATACGGGGGATTAAGCACTATGGGATCTATCGTGAAAAACGTCGCGAAGCGCAGCAATTGGCGATTGATTGGTTCAATCAATATCTCAAACCAAAGCCTGCAGGAAAATCCAAGTCAGTGGAACAACAAGGGGTGATTGAGCGACGAACCAAAGTTCATCGACTCGCCAACCAGAAGCGTTCCTTGTTCGATGCATTCGTTTATGTGAACCGAGTACCCGAAAAACCCGCGGCCGGTGAGACAGCAGTCGATGTTGCCGGTCGAATCTTTGGCCGTCTTGCCAATCAAGAGGGGCGTGTGTTGTTGAAGCTACCACCTGGCATGGACCAGCAGGCTTACGAAGGCTTGAAAGTTTTTTTGCGATCCGACGGTGAGCAAAGTGTTGGGAACTGTCAAACTTGCCATTCCGTGCCAGACTTCACCGATTCAAAGCGGCACAGCACTAATTTGGAAAAATCACCGCAGTTAACACCTTCCCTTAGGAATTTGGGTAAGACAAAAGGGGAACTGCGCGGCATCATTCGTCGCAAAGTCAAGGCAGGTCCAGAGTCGACTGAGTTGGACCCGGGTGATGACGCACTTGAATACGCAAAAATGCGAATAGATGATCAAGATATCGAACAGTTGACTGCCTTTCTCTGTTTGTTAGACGATGTGACTGATAAACAGTTTCGTCAATTAATCTTGAAGTCAAGCGTGCTGGAAACTTCGGGCACGATCGAATAG